One window from the genome of Synergistaceae bacterium encodes:
- a CDS encoding TRAP transporter permease, with protein sequence MSRTKTNGAITVLSLGMVFFHLYTAARGVLPAVEQRGVHLAFALTIAALYDLKKSDWPLGKTINLVRIVAPGVIVFYLLYNFHSIMERFGIPSGPDMAAGIALILLVLEFTRRITGPVLMGIALVFLVYAFAGPWLPGMLWHRGYDLERLVTQISLSTEGIFGTPLGVSANYVFLFVIFGSLLDITGIGQFYIDVAMRAVGKSCGGAAKAAIVASSCFGTISGSAVANVMGTGSITIPLMKSLGYTSAFSGAVEAVASTGGQIMPPMMGAGAYIMAEILGIPFRSVILAALLPAVIFYCTLFVTVHFTAKRQQLVGADTSELPGLPEMFKKKGLCIAPLVVLIAMLVFLRVSVIKAAVWAIFTTLAVGLFYSRRDLKHYALGLKDAFINGARTALVVIASTACAGIVVAVINLTGIGMKFTGIILAIAGGNLFLVLFFIMLASMLIGMGLPTTPAYLILAVLGAPTLVRLGVVPIAAHLFVFYFSCLSMITPPVALAVYAASGLAKANFWRTGIEACKLGLTAFFIPYVFVYDPILIWQGPLWHIFLSALTAILGSIGIGAGICGWFFRKTFVWERIVLIISGFLLILPNIIFSVIGFVLLVAVYSWQKRSLKTI encoded by the coding sequence ATGTCTCGGACAAAAACGAACGGGGCGATTACCGTTTTATCGCTGGGAATGGTGTTTTTTCACCTTTATACCGCTGCCCGTGGCGTATTGCCCGCAGTGGAACAGCGGGGAGTCCACCTTGCGTTTGCTCTTACAATCGCCGCTCTTTACGATCTGAAAAAAAGCGACTGGCCTCTGGGAAAAACTATTAACCTTGTGCGTATCGTCGCCCCAGGCGTCATCGTTTTTTACCTTTTGTACAATTTTCACAGTATCATGGAGCGTTTTGGCATCCCCAGCGGCCCGGACATGGCGGCAGGAATCGCGCTGATTCTGCTGGTGCTGGAGTTCACAAGGCGTATTACGGGACCGGTGCTGATGGGAATCGCTCTGGTGTTTCTGGTTTACGCCTTCGCCGGTCCCTGGCTGCCGGGAATGCTGTGGCACAGAGGGTACGATCTGGAGCGTCTCGTTACACAAATTTCCCTGAGCACAGAAGGCATTTTCGGAACGCCTCTGGGGGTTTCAGCCAATTATGTTTTTCTCTTTGTCATTTTCGGATCATTGCTTGATATTACAGGAATAGGACAATTTTATATCGACGTGGCCATGCGGGCTGTAGGAAAAAGCTGCGGGGGAGCCGCTAAGGCGGCCATTGTAGCAAGCTCCTGCTTTGGAACGATTTCCGGCTCCGCCGTGGCCAACGTCATGGGAACGGGCTCCATAACGATTCCCCTGATGAAATCTCTGGGCTACACCTCCGCTTTTTCCGGAGCCGTGGAGGCTGTGGCATCCACGGGGGGACAGATCATGCCGCCCATGATGGGAGCCGGAGCCTACATCATGGCCGAAATTCTGGGAATCCCCTTCCGCTCTGTCATTCTGGCGGCCCTGCTGCCCGCGGTCATTTTCTACTGCACCCTTTTCGTAACCGTCCATTTTACAGCAAAAAGGCAGCAGCTGGTTGGAGCGGACACCTCCGAACTTCCCGGTCTGCCGGAGATGTTCAAAAAAAAGGGATTGTGTATCGCTCCTCTTGTCGTGCTGATTGCCATGCTGGTCTTTCTGCGCGTCTCGGTCATCAAAGCGGCTGTGTGGGCCATTTTCACTACCCTGGCCGTAGGTCTTTTTTATTCCCGGCGTGATTTAAAGCATTATGCCCTCGGGCTGAAAGACGCCTTCATCAATGGCGCCAGGACCGCGCTGGTGGTCATCGCCTCCACAGCCTGCGCGGGGATCGTGGTGGCCGTCATCAACCTCACCGGGATCGGAATGAAGTTTACCGGCATCATCCTGGCCATTGCCGGGGGAAATCTTTTCCTTGTCCTGTTCTTCATCATGCTGGCCAGTATGCTGATTGGAATGGGTTTACCCACAACCCCCGCCTATTTGATTCTGGCGGTTCTGGGAGCACCGACCCTGGTCAGACTGGGCGTCGTCCCCATAGCGGCCCACTTATTCGTCTTTTATTTCAGTTGTTTATCCATGATAACGCCTCCTGTGGCTCTGGCGGTTTACGCGGCCAGCGGTCTCGCAAAGGCCAATTTCTGGAGGACCGGCATAGAGGCCTGCAAGCTGGGTCTGACAGCCTTTTTTATCCCTTATGTTTTCGTGTACGACCCCATCCTTATCTGGCAGGGTCCTCTGTGGCACATCTTCCTCTCGGCTCTGACCGCCATTTTGGGGTCCATAGGAATTGGAGCAGGCATATGCGGCTGGTTTTTCAGAAAAACTTTTGTGTGGGAACGCATTGTTCTCATAATCAGCGGATTTTTATTGATTTTGCCCAATATTATTTTTTCCGTAATCGGTTTTGTTCTCCTTGTCGCCGTTTATTCATGGCAAAAACGCAGCTTAAAAACAATTTAA
- a CDS encoding tripartite tricarboxylate transporter TctB family protein produces MEIWIGESLLAFAFSVCGALFWMAASSFGSLTDRIGPAHFPKLLALSLILLGGINLFRAIRRRKKDKTKFSIDLQLLRGIILSAAYIFLIPAGGYFIVTPIFSICLLLSLGYRNPLKVALVTMGFTIVAYVLFYKILSVPLPV; encoded by the coding sequence ATGGAGATCTGGATTGGAGAATCTCTGTTGGCTTTCGCTTTCTCAGTCTGCGGTGCGCTTTTTTGGATGGCGGCCTCTTCGTTCGGTTCTTTGACGGACAGGATAGGACCGGCCCATTTTCCGAAACTGCTGGCTCTGTCGCTGATTCTGCTTGGAGGTATCAACCTTTTCCGGGCAATCCGACGGCGAAAAAAAGATAAAACGAAATTCTCCATCGATCTTCAGCTTCTGAGGGGCATTATCCTTTCTGCGGCCTATATTTTTCTCATTCCCGCAGGAGGCTATTTCATCGTCACTCCGATTTTTTCCATTTGCCTTCTGTTGTCGCTGGGATATCGAAATCCCCTGAAAGTCGCGCTGGTTACGATGGGATTCACCATCGTCGCATACGTTCTTTTTTACAAAATACTGTCCGTGCCGCTGCCTGTGTGA
- a CDS encoding tripartite tricarboxylate transporter substrate binding protein has translation MQVNRRTEKTAFFLIILLVVSLCAVIFEVSPANAAFPEKPITIINSATAGSPTDVLARQIANCAEQFLGQPMVVVNKPGGGGGAAFAALLMEPADGYTVASINASQITALQTQLKKDFSYDDFDFVCSTQLDPYAVAVLADGPFKTLQDIADYAKKEGTVMVGGQGTGTGHHLMILRFAQLGGFDVTWLPYQGGADSVTNLLGGHVQVIATAPATVSQYVEAGKIRILAVSGEKRLEFFPDAPTFKESGYDIVMTIYRGFIAKKGISADVRAKLSSSIQKAMEVPAFQEFVRKSNQIITYMDSEEFSAYAKKDFEQMAQMAELQK, from the coding sequence ATGCAGGTGAACAGACGGACAGAAAAAACAGCATTTTTCCTTATTATTCTCCTGGTGGTATCGCTGTGTGCGGTTATTTTTGAGGTTTCCCCCGCGAACGCGGCTTTTCCGGAAAAACCGATAACCATCATCAACTCGGCGACAGCGGGGTCTCCGACGGATGTGCTCGCGCGCCAGATCGCCAACTGCGCGGAACAGTTTCTCGGACAGCCCATGGTTGTCGTCAACAAGCCGGGGGGCGGCGGAGGCGCGGCCTTTGCGGCGCTGCTCATGGAACCCGCTGACGGGTATACCGTTGCGTCCATCAACGCATCTCAGATTACCGCCCTTCAAACTCAGCTCAAAAAAGATTTCTCCTACGACGATTTTGACTTCGTCTGCAGTACACAGTTGGATCCTTACGCGGTGGCCGTTTTGGCGGATGGTCCCTTCAAAACGCTGCAGGATATCGCCGATTATGCCAAAAAAGAGGGTACCGTCATGGTGGGAGGACAGGGCACCGGGACGGGGCATCATCTGATGATTCTGCGTTTTGCGCAGCTCGGCGGTTTTGACGTCACATGGCTGCCTTACCAGGGAGGGGCTGACTCGGTGACCAACCTTCTGGGCGGACACGTTCAGGTAATCGCCACGGCGCCCGCCACCGTCAGCCAGTACGTAGAGGCCGGCAAAATTCGCATTCTCGCGGTCAGCGGGGAAAAACGCCTCGAATTCTTCCCCGACGCCCCCACGTTCAAAGAGTCGGGTTACGACATCGTCATGACGATTTATCGAGGTTTCATCGCCAAAAAGGGAATTTCGGCGGACGTCAGGGCAAAACTGTCCTCAAGCATACAGAAGGCGATGGAAGTTCCCGCTTTTCAGGAATTTGTAAGAAAATCGAATCAGATCATCACGTATATGGATTCAGAGGAATTTTCCGCGTACGCCAAAAAAGATTTTGAACAGATGGCGCAGATGGCGGAGCTTCAAAAATAA
- a CDS encoding TAXI family TRAP transporter solute-binding subunit produces MKNRFVQITLMVTVLTLLFCGSVQGGEVRQISIAGAGTSGTFYIMASGFADLFQKNLKITAVSEVTAGAVENARLLDAGKVEMGVLQLDVMLDALKGQNATFKEPVKISSLVPMYPNIVQVIALKDSPIKTFADLKGKKVSVGSPGSGILATNKIILETMGLSMETIDPRYLSFVETTDAFRDGQIDAAIVNTAAPAPWVVDLETTHPVKLIPFTAEDIKKFCSQYTYFVPISLTKDTYKSLDGDVDTFALWITLAALDSFPEQTAYDATRLIFENVETLKSIHSAAKYISLENVKSINVPFHPGAARYLKEKGIDVRVK; encoded by the coding sequence TTGAAAAACAGGTTCGTTCAAATAACGCTTATGGTCACTGTGCTTACCCTGTTGTTCTGCGGCAGCGTGCAGGGAGGAGAGGTCCGACAGATTTCCATCGCCGGAGCCGGAACTTCCGGTACGTTTTATATTATGGCTTCCGGATTTGCGGATTTATTCCAGAAAAATTTAAAAATCACGGCAGTCTCTGAGGTTACGGCCGGAGCCGTGGAAAACGCCCGTCTGCTGGACGCGGGCAAGGTGGAAATGGGCGTCCTCCAGCTGGACGTCATGCTGGATGCGCTGAAAGGGCAAAACGCCACGTTCAAAGAGCCCGTCAAAATTTCTTCTCTGGTTCCCATGTACCCCAACATCGTTCAGGTTATCGCGCTGAAGGACTCCCCCATCAAAACCTTTGCCGACCTCAAAGGGAAAAAGGTTTCCGTGGGCTCTCCCGGAAGCGGCATTCTGGCCACGAATAAGATTATCCTCGAAACCATGGGGCTGTCCATGGAGACCATCGATCCGCGGTATCTTTCCTTTGTCGAAACCACGGACGCCTTCCGGGACGGGCAAATCGACGCGGCCATCGTCAATACGGCGGCGCCGGCGCCCTGGGTTGTGGACCTGGAGACCACCCATCCCGTCAAACTGATCCCCTTTACAGCGGAAGACATTAAGAAATTTTGCTCTCAGTACACGTATTTCGTTCCCATCTCTCTGACCAAAGATACGTACAAATCTTTGGACGGAGACGTGGATACCTTTGCCCTGTGGATTACGCTGGCGGCGCTGGACAGCTTCCCGGAACAGACAGCCTACGACGCCACGCGACTGATCTTCGAAAACGTGGAAACTCTGAAAAGCATTCACTCGGCGGCCAAATATATTTCCCTCGAAAACGTAAAATCCATCAACGTCCCCTTCCATCCGGGAGCGGCCAGGTATTTAAAGGAAAAAGGAATAGACGTCAGGGTGAAATAG
- a CDS encoding aspartate dehydrogenase translates to MIKLGLIGCGTIGSYLVKQITEKPELNLEIKAICGRSSTSRGRELAGSKGIFWTTDIEELAAQKPDVVVEAASHEALASSGAFCLERGIDLVPASVGALVDNHLLEKLKNAAQKGGAVFYIPSGGIGGMDALQAACIAGVDKVTMTTRKMPRAWKNIPYVERLNVDLTNLKEPCLLYEGPARDCVKEFPQNINIAAVLSLSGIGFDRTRVRILADPSVTLNTHEIAWEGASGKGRIILENVADPENPKTTYLAALSILTVLKRIKASWRVGS, encoded by the coding sequence ATGATAAAACTGGGATTAATCGGCTGTGGAACCATCGGCTCTTATCTCGTTAAACAAATTACGGAAAAACCGGAGCTGAATTTGGAAATAAAGGCGATCTGCGGCCGCAGCAGCACCTCAAGAGGCAGAGAACTGGCCGGGAGCAAGGGTATTTTCTGGACTACGGACATTGAGGAACTGGCGGCGCAAAAGCCGGACGTCGTTGTCGAAGCCGCCTCCCATGAGGCTCTCGCCTCCAGCGGGGCTTTCTGCCTTGAACGTGGAATCGACCTCGTTCCAGCCAGTGTCGGCGCTTTGGTCGACAATCATTTGCTGGAAAAACTGAAAAACGCCGCACAAAAAGGCGGAGCTGTATTCTACATTCCTTCGGGAGGAATAGGAGGTATGGATGCCCTTCAGGCAGCCTGTATCGCCGGTGTGGACAAGGTGACGATGACGACTCGAAAAATGCCTCGGGCGTGGAAAAACATCCCTTACGTGGAGCGTTTAAACGTCGATCTGACGAACCTGAAGGAGCCCTGCCTGCTTTATGAAGGCCCAGCCCGGGACTGCGTCAAAGAGTTTCCTCAAAATATCAACATTGCCGCCGTGCTGAGCCTGTCGGGCATCGGATTTGACCGAACCCGGGTTCGCATTCTGGCTGATCCTTCTGTCACGCTGAATACGCACGAAATTGCCTGGGAAGGGGCTTCCGGAAAAGGCCGCATCATTCTGGAAAACGTGGCGGACCCGGAAAACCCCAAAACGACTTACCTTGCGGCTCTGAGCATTCTGACCGTGCTGAAAAGAATCAAAGCGTCCTGGAGGGTAGGATCCTGA